The DNA region TGAAGACTGCGATCCGGGTCCGCTTCGAATAAAACCACCCGCTCTTCACCCGGAAACAAACCGAAATCGTTGTCGTCAAGATAACAATCCCCTTCCTCCGGGAAATGCTCGAGGATCACGCGAATGGCTGGCCGCTCACCGGAATTGCGTATCCGGAAGCGTCCTAACCTGCCCTTTCTTTCAATGGACCATTCAAGTGAAGTCTCCGGAAGGCTCTTCAGAGGGGAATCGGTTAATCCGGCATATAATTCGAAAGCCTTTACCGCGAGTTCTCCCGGATACTCGTTGTCCCGATGAGTATGACGCTGCTCAAATTCCAGCAGCTCGGCAAGCTTCGATCTGGCATTGAACCAGTACCATTGATCGGACAGCAGCGTTCCATCCTCCTTATGCAAGGTAACAGCCGCAATCAACGGCTGGATGGATTCCGCGGACGGCAAGGCATACAGGATCCGGTCAACCTGAAACGCAGACCCGGCCTGAAGCGAAACGTTGTCGTAGCTGCGCGACAGCATGACATTCAGCGAGCTGTCGTAGAGGACGAAGGAAATCCTCGCTCCCTTGAGTCCGGTCAATGTATCGCTTATCGCATAGAGATCGGCCGTAAAGGATTCGCCTGGAAGCCAGCCGTCGCTCTTCCCGTAAACGAGAAACGCGTTCTGCGGCCGGCACGCTTGCTTCGCCCGATAATAGGACAGCTTAGGCGCGCCGTAGAAATCGACGACGCCCCAAGAATGACCGGGAAACAAATCCGTCAATTTGTAATACCAGAAACCGGTCTTCCCGTGCCCGGCTCCGGCCCGCTGAACATCCGCCGTGAACCGGATCGAATCGCCCTGGGCTGTCTGGGAATATGCAATGTACGCATCCCAGGTGGTGATCGGACCGTAGGCGGCGTAGCGCATCACCTTAATGACATCCTTCAGGCCGAATTGATGAAGGTGGGCCATCCAGCCGCGGCTGTCTTCCATAGGCGGGAAAGCCTCAAGCTCCTCTTCGGGCAAGAACCTTATGCAGCTGGAGCGGCTGGTCATGCTTGGGATGCCGAACTCGCCGTAGAACACGGAAGGCATGGCGAGTGTCGCGGCGTCCAGCGGTTCCCCGCCATGATATACGTTCCAGTTATGGACGCTGCCGCCCCATGGATCGGTGCGATGGAACGGCCGTGACGGGTCCAGCTGCCGGCAGCGCCTGCCGACAAGAAATAAGCCCTCGTCCGCGCCGCCGTGCACACCGTTCTCATTGCCGCCGCCCCACATGACAAGCGACGGGTGATTTCGCAGCGATTTGACCGATTGGGTGACTTGCCGGTCGATTACGCCCAGATCGGTATACGGGGAGTCAGGAGGTCCCCAGCATAACGGAAATTCCTGATAAACCATAATGCCTTTCTCATCGCATAGGCGATAGAAATAATCGCCTTCCACCAGTCCTCCGCCCCAGGCACGCAGCATCTGCACATGCCCGCGGCGCGCAAGCTCAAGCAATCGCTCATACGTCTCCTCGCTCTGCTCGAGCATCGGGTCCGGCCAACACCAGTTGGCTCCCTTGATGAACATCGGCACACCGTTAATTACAAACTGCCAGCGGTAGTGCTCATGCGGCTTCGCATCTTTGGCTGGCTCCATTTCAATCGTGCGGACGCCGAACACTGTGGACGCGCCCGCTATCCGTACCTTGCCTTGCACAGCACCCTGGTGCTCCTTCTCCTGAAGACCTGCCGTCAGCGTTAGACAATACAAGGCCTGCTCTCCATATCCGGCCGGCCACCACAGACAGGGTGCGGGCAGCGTTACCTCCGTCCGAAACCGGTGCTTGCCGTAAGCAATCTCAACATGATTGCGGAAACGATGCTTCGCATCCGGCCGGCTTCCTTCCCCCTCGGTCCCTTCTCCAAGCTGAAGCACGCCTTCTATCGCAATGTCCGCTCGCTGCTCCAGCCTGCTGTCCACGGTATATTCAATGCACAGCCTCGCCTCGTCCGGGCTGATCGACATCGTCGCGACATAAGGGTCCCTGATCGCGATCTCAGGCTCAACACGGACGGTGACGTCCCGCCATATTCCCATCGAGATCAGATGTCCGTAATGCCAGCCGAAGCCGGGGCTTCCCTTCAGCAATCCGTTCCAGGTTTGCGGGGCCGGGTCGATCCGCACGACGAGCTCGTTAGGCTTGCCGAATTGAGCCAG from Paenibacillus ihbetae includes:
- a CDS encoding glycoside hydrolase family 2 protein, with amino-acid sequence MADIHYYRPQPGKVYLDELQDEAFSRSSLHGDALLEAESRIPVRSVATMLPQADLSASHAEVMSLSGSWRMLDSEPADPGEPAPSTGWFGRASTASRGMEERWYEPGVDRSSWHKVTVPTTVQRALVSSGLLPDPNWNTNMIDELEEHGEPKEFPLWFRRTRVEQREWWFAKTFNLPEEWRGRQLTLRFDGIDYSGTVFVNGMSLGHHKGMFGGPELDITGLAQFGKPNELVVRIDPAPQTWNGLLKGSPGFGWHYGHLISMGIWRDVTVRVEPEIAIRDPYVATMSISPDEARLCIEYTVDSRLEQRADIAIEGVLQLGEGTEGEGSRPDAKHRFRNHVEIAYGKHRFRTEVTLPAPCLWWPAGYGEQALYCLTLTAGLQEKEHQGAVQGKVRIAGASTVFGVRTIEMEPAKDAKPHEHYRWQFVINGVPMFIKGANWCWPDPMLEQSEETYERLLELARRGHVQMLRAWGGGLVEGDYFYRLCDEKGIMVYQEFPLCWGPPDSPYTDLGVIDRQVTQSVKSLRNHPSLVMWGGGNENGVHGGADEGLFLVGRRCRQLDPSRPFHRTDPWGGSVHNWNVYHGGEPLDAATLAMPSVFYGEFGIPSMTSRSSCIRFLPEEELEAFPPMEDSRGWMAHLHQFGLKDVIKVMRYAAYGPITTWDAYIAYSQTAQGDSIRFTADVQRAGAGHGKTGFWYYKLTDLFPGHSWGVVDFYGAPKLSYYRAKQACRPQNAFLVYGKSDGWLPGESFTADLYAISDTLTGLKGARISFVLYDSSLNVMLSRSYDNVSLQAGSAFQVDRILYALPSAESIQPLIAAVTLHKEDGTLLSDQWYWFNARSKLAELLEFEQRHTHRDNEYPGELAVKAFELYAGLTDSPLKSLPETSLEWSIERKGRLGRFRIRNSGERPAIRVILEHFPEEGDCYLDDNDFGLFPGEERVVLFEADPDRSLQDIIVRAWNAQGAPAGITSK